CCTAGGGATGCACCGTCCCATCGGGCATCACCGCGCCGGTCAAATTCGCGCCCGTCAGATTGGCCCCCCGCATACTGGCCCCCGCCAGGTTCGCGCCGGCGAGATTGGCTCCCGTCAAATTCACCCCCCGCAAAATCGCCACCACCAGAAATGCGCCCGTCAAGTCCGCTCCCGCCAGGTTCGCGGAGTGGAGATTGGCTTCTGTGAGATTGCTGTGGGCCAAAGAACACCCCTGCATCTGGGCCTTGAGCGCATCCACCCCCCGCAAGTAGGCCCCTTGCAAATCTGCTCCCTGCAGTTGCGCTTCCCCCAGATTGGCAAAAATCAAGTCTGCTTCCCGCAGCGCCGCCCGGTTGAGTCGTGCCCGCACCAGGTTACAGCGACAGAGAATTGCCCCCGTGAGATTGGCCTCCGTCAAATCCGCCTCAAACAAGTCGGCGCGGTAGAGATTAGCCCGTTCTAGGACAATCCCCGGCAGTGCCAGTCCGTGCAAATCCACCCGGTTTAAGTCCACCCGCCGGAAATGCCGTTCCCCCTGGCGATAGCGCTCTTGCAATTGTTCCGCCGTCAGTTGCCACTCACAGCCCGATGACATACTTGCGCCATTCCTGGTTGGAACCGCCCCGCAGGTGCTTGCTGACCTCAAAGTACAGACTGCTGTGGGGCCGACGGGGGCGCTGTCGCAGGGTTAACCGGGCTTCCTCCGGCGTGCGATTGCCCTTTTTGATATTGCAGCGCACACAGGCCGTGACGATATTCTCCCAGGAGTCATCGCCCCCCCGCGATTTGGGAATGACGTGGTCTAGCGTCAAATCATCGCCCGTATAGCCACAGTACTGACAGGTGTGACCGTCCCGGTGCAACACATTCCGGCGCGTCAGGGGAATCTCCTTGTGGGGAATATTCACGTAATGGCGCAGGCGGATCACCGTCGGCAAGGGGAAATTCGGGTAAATGACTTTGCCATTGTGCTCAACTTGCTCCGCCTTGCCCTTGAGTACCAAGACCGCCGCCCGTTTCCAGGTGGTAATGTTCAACGGTTCATAGGACGCATTCAGCACCAGAACCTTGCCCATGACTCCCCAAGCGCCGGGTTCGTAAAGATATTAACACACAAAGCATTAAGACTGTTTAAGAAACGCGGTAGGCATCGGGGCCATTGGCCAGCGCAAACGCTAGGGAATCGCGGGGATTTTTTCCCATCCCCAACAGATGCACTGTCAAGGCAGTCACGGCAATCCCAAACGATACTGTTGTCACCCCTTGCAACCCCAGCACCTCGAGTCCCCGTCCCACCAGCGGCCCCGCCAGGGCAATTCCCAGGTCAAAGCCTCCCAAGCACAGCCCAAAACTCCGGCCGCGCTCATGCAGGGTTGAACGGTCGGCAATCAGGGCCGCCATCCCCGGAATCAACAACCCCGCTCCCATCCCTTCCAACACAGCCGCCAGCAAGAGTCCCGGCACCCCTGGTCGGCTCCCCAGCGTCAGCATCGCC
This region of Gloeomargarita sp. SKYB120 genomic DNA includes:
- a CDS encoding pentapeptide repeat-containing protein produces the protein MSSGCEWQLTAEQLQERYRQGERHFRRVDLNRVDLHGLALPGIVLERANLYRADLFEADLTEANLTGAILCRCNLVRARLNRAALREADLIFANLGEAQLQGADLQGAYLRGVDALKAQMQGCSLAHSNLTEANLHSANLAGADLTGAFLVVAILRGVNLTGANLAGANLAGASMRGANLTGANLTGAVMPDGTVHP
- a CDS encoding HNH endonuclease, with translation MGKVLVLNASYEPLNITTWKRAAVLVLKGKAEQVEHNGKVIYPNFPLPTVIRLRHYVNIPHKEIPLTRRNVLHRDGHTCQYCGYTGDDLTLDHVIPKSRGGDDSWENIVTACVRCNIKKGNRTPEEARLTLRQRPRRPHSSLYFEVSKHLRGGSNQEWRKYVIGL